Proteins from a genomic interval of Pseudomonas sp. RC10:
- a CDS encoding CaiB/BaiF CoA-transferase family protein: MQKPLQGIRVIELGQLIAGPFAAKILGEFGADVIKVEPPGTGDPLRKWRLLHEGTSVWWAVSSRNKRSVTLDLREPEGQDVVRKLLAEADVLVENFRPGTLEGWGLGWKELHALNPKLVMLRVSGYGQTGPYRDRPGFGVVGEAMGGLRHLSGEPERTPVRVGVSIGDSLSALHGVIGVLLALRHRDQNGGEGQEIDVALYESVFNMMESLIPEYSVFGAVRQPAGSSLPGIAPSNAYRCRDGRYALIAGNGDSIYQRLMALIERPDLASDPALAHNDGRVKQVELIDAAISAWAASLDLDDVLAKLTAARIPAGKIYDAADIASDPHYKARDMLLDSQLDDGTPVVLPGIVPKLGSTPGGVSRPAPTLGQHTDEVLTELGIDAEQRAAWRARGLI; the protein is encoded by the coding sequence ATGCAAAAGCCACTGCAAGGGATTCGGGTCATCGAACTCGGGCAGCTGATCGCCGGGCCGTTCGCGGCGAAGATCCTCGGCGAATTCGGCGCCGATGTGATCAAGGTCGAGCCGCCAGGCACCGGCGACCCCCTGCGCAAATGGCGCCTGCTGCACGAAGGCACGTCGGTGTGGTGGGCTGTGTCGTCGCGCAACAAGCGTTCGGTGACCCTCGATTTGCGTGAGCCCGAAGGCCAGGACGTGGTGCGCAAATTGCTCGCCGAAGCCGATGTGCTGGTCGAAAACTTTCGCCCCGGCACGCTGGAAGGCTGGGGCCTTGGCTGGAAAGAATTGCACGCGCTGAACCCGAAACTGGTGATGCTGCGGGTTTCCGGTTATGGCCAGACCGGCCCTTATCGGGATCGCCCCGGCTTCGGCGTGGTGGGGGAGGCCATGGGCGGCTTGCGGCATTTATCCGGCGAACCGGAACGCACGCCGGTGCGCGTCGGGGTTTCGATAGGCGATTCGCTGTCGGCGCTGCACGGGGTGATCGGCGTGTTGCTCGCCCTGCGGCACCGCGACCAGAACGGCGGCGAGGGGCAGGAAATCGACGTCGCGCTGTACGAGTCGGTGTTCAACATGATGGAAAGCCTGATCCCCGAATATTCAGTGTTCGGCGCCGTGCGTCAGCCTGCGGGCAGCAGCCTGCCGGGCATCGCGCCGTCCAACGCCTACCGCTGCCGCGATGGTCGCTACGCGCTGATCGCGGGCAATGGCGACAGCATTTATCAACGCTTGATGGCGTTGATCGAACGGCCCGATCTGGCGTCCGACCCGGCGCTGGCGCACAACGATGGCCGGGTGAAGCAGGTCGAGCTGATCGACGCGGCGATCTCCGCCTGGGCCGCGAGCCTTGATCTGGATGACGTGCTGGCCAAACTCACGGCGGCGCGGATTCCTGCCGGGAAGATCTACGACGCCGCCGACATCGCCAGCGACCCTCATTACAAAGCGCGGGACATGCTGCTCGACAGCCAGCTCGACGACGGCACGCCCGTCGTGCTGCCGGGTATTGTCCCGAAACTGGGCTCCACGCCAGGCGGTGTGAGTCGTCCGGCCCCGACACTCGGGCAACACACCGATGAAGTGCTGACGGAATTGGGCATCGACGCCGAACAGCGTGCGGCGTGGCGCGCAAGGGGCCTCATTTGA
- a CDS encoding HlyD family secretion protein: MTSKQTLALCGGVIALAAVGLYGFTSDDGRQRTNDAYIAADYSNVAPKVAGFISQVLVEDNQEVKAGQLLAVIDDRDFQTALIASEAEVLTAKAQYEQASAVLLRQTSVIAQTEAALTASRAEVTFADQEQVRYERLAGMGAGTLQNAQQARSRIDTARARQNSAAASLAADRKQVDILIARQHAAEAGVRRAQAAHDQAQLQLSYTRIVAPMDGMVGERGVRIGNYVTPGTHLLSVVPLHEVYVIGHFQETQLTHVMPGQAVQVRVDTFSGETLKGRVQSIAPATGVTFAAIKPDNATGNFTKVVQRLPVKIVLDGQQPLLSRLRVGMSVDASIDTRSNGEDSVSVR; encoded by the coding sequence ATGACCTCAAAGCAAACCCTGGCCCTCTGCGGTGGGGTGATCGCACTGGCTGCCGTTGGCCTCTACGGTTTCACCAGCGACGATGGGCGGCAGCGCACCAATGACGCTTACATCGCCGCCGATTACTCCAACGTGGCGCCGAAAGTCGCGGGTTTCATCAGCCAGGTGCTGGTGGAGGACAACCAGGAGGTCAAGGCCGGGCAGTTGCTGGCGGTGATCGACGACCGGGATTTCCAGACGGCCCTGATCGCCTCCGAAGCCGAAGTGCTCACCGCCAAGGCGCAATACGAACAGGCGAGCGCGGTGTTGCTGCGTCAGACCTCGGTGATCGCCCAGACCGAAGCGGCGTTGACGGCAAGCAGGGCGGAGGTGACCTTCGCCGATCAGGAGCAGGTGCGTTATGAGCGTCTGGCAGGCATGGGCGCGGGCACCTTGCAAAATGCGCAACAGGCCCGCAGCCGGATCGACACGGCGCGGGCGCGGCAGAACAGCGCCGCCGCGTCGCTGGCGGCGGACCGCAAGCAGGTGGACATTCTGATCGCCCGGCAACACGCCGCCGAAGCCGGGGTGAGACGTGCGCAAGCGGCCCACGATCAGGCGCAGTTGCAGCTGTCGTACACGCGAATCGTCGCGCCCATGGACGGCATGGTCGGCGAGCGGGGCGTGCGCATCGGCAACTACGTGACGCCTGGCACACACCTGCTGTCGGTGGTGCCGCTGCATGAGGTGTACGTGATCGGCCACTTTCAGGAAACCCAGCTCACCCACGTGATGCCGGGGCAGGCAGTGCAGGTGCGCGTCGATACGTTCTCCGGGGAAACTCTCAAGGGCCGGGTGCAGAGCATCGCACCGGCCACGGGGGTGACCTTTGCGGCGATCAAGCCCGACAATGCCACGGGCAACTTCACCAAGGTCGTGCAACGCTTGCCGGTGAAAATCGTGCTCGACGGTCAGCAACCCTTGCTGAGCCGGTTGCGGGTGGGCATGTCGGTGGACGCGAGCATCGACACCCGGTCGAACGGCGAGGACAGCGTCAGCGTGCGATGA
- a CDS encoding MFS transporter: MTAAAPLPAIKAALPATFGLQTVLGLLGVLLAVLVAGVNEGVTRIALNDIRGAMFIGYDEGTWVTSLYAATSLTATAFAPWFAVTLSLRRFTLGAIATFIVLALLCPLAPNYPSFLILRALQGLAAGCLPPMLMTVALRFLPPGIKLYGLAGYALTATFAPSLGTPLAALWTEYFNWQWTFWQVITPCLVAMIAIAHGIPQDPLRLERFKAFNGRGVLLGAPAIGMLVTGLLQGNRLDWFESELITVLLLGGTAMLVLFMVNEWFTPVPFFKLQMLSNLNLSHALLTLGGVLVVLTATGSIPSAYLAQVHGYHPLQTAPMMLLVALPQLLVLPLLAALCNVRAVDCRWVLTVGLGLLSLHCFAATQMSPEWIREHFYGLQLLQVIGQPMAVLPLLMQATGGIAPADGPFASAWFNTVRGLASVIATGVLDALTTSRQHFHSNVLVDRLGNSPELAAQDTVASLAHRIHEQVVTLASIDLYYCMGWVAAGLLLLIPLMPSRVYPPQAPS, translated from the coding sequence ATGACCGCCGCCGCGCCGTTGCCTGCGATCAAGGCTGCGCTCCCGGCCACGTTCGGCCTGCAAACGGTGCTGGGTCTGCTGGGTGTATTGCTCGCGGTGCTGGTGGCGGGGGTCAATGAAGGTGTGACCCGCATTGCCCTGAATGACATTCGCGGCGCGATGTTTATCGGCTACGACGAAGGCACCTGGGTCACGTCGCTGTATGCCGCCACCTCGCTCACGGCCACCGCGTTCGCGCCTTGGTTCGCGGTCACGCTCTCGCTGCGTCGGTTCACCCTGGGCGCCATTGCGACGTTCATCGTCCTGGCGCTGCTGTGCCCGCTGGCGCCGAATTACCCAAGCTTCCTGATCCTGCGCGCCCTGCAAGGGCTGGCAGCGGGGTGCCTGCCGCCGATGCTGATGACCGTGGCCCTGCGGTTTCTGCCGCCAGGCATCAAACTCTATGGGTTGGCGGGCTATGCGTTGACGGCCACGTTCGCGCCAAGCCTTGGCACGCCGCTGGCCGCGCTGTGGACTGAGTATTTCAACTGGCAATGGACGTTCTGGCAGGTGATCACTCCGTGTCTGGTGGCGATGATTGCCATTGCCCACGGTATCCCTCAGGACCCGCTGCGACTGGAGCGTTTCAAGGCTTTCAACGGGCGGGGCGTGCTGTTGGGCGCTCCGGCGATCGGCATGCTGGTCACGGGGCTTTTGCAGGGCAACCGCCTGGACTGGTTCGAGTCGGAGCTGATCACGGTGTTGCTCTTGGGCGGGACGGCGATGCTGGTGCTGTTTATGGTCAATGAGTGGTTCACTCCGGTGCCGTTCTTCAAGCTGCAGATGCTCTCCAACCTGAACCTGTCCCACGCGTTACTCACGCTTGGAGGAGTGCTGGTGGTGCTGACGGCGACCGGCTCCATTCCGTCCGCGTACTTGGCGCAAGTCCACGGCTACCACCCTTTGCAGACCGCGCCGATGATGTTGTTGGTGGCCCTTCCGCAACTCCTGGTCTTGCCGCTGTTGGCGGCACTGTGCAACGTGCGCGCCGTGGATTGCCGCTGGGTGCTGACGGTGGGGCTGGGCCTGCTGTCGTTGCATTGCTTTGCGGCGACGCAGATGAGCCCGGAGTGGATTCGCGAGCATTTCTACGGGCTGCAACTGCTGCAGGTGATCGGCCAGCCCATGGCCGTATTGCCGCTGCTGATGCAGGCCACGGGCGGGATCGCGCCGGCCGATGGTCCGTTCGCGTCGGCGTGGTTCAACACCGTGCGCGGCCTTGCGTCGGTGATCGCAACCGGGGTGCTGGATGCGCTGACCACGTCCCGTCAGCACTTCCATTCCAACGTGCTGGTGGACCGGCTCGGCAACAGCCCGGAGCTGGCGGCTCAGGACACGGTGGCGTCGCTCGCCCATCGGATTCACGAGCAGGTCGTGACCCTCGCCAGCATCGACCTCTACTACTGCATGGGCTGGGTGGCCGCCGGGTTGCTCCTGCTTATTCCCCTGATGCCCAGCCGTGTTTACCCACCCCAGGCCCCCAGCTGA
- a CDS encoding glycosyltransferase family 2 protein has protein sequence MQALRVACVIPTYNGRRELERLLDSLSAQTAVFDTLIVDSSSTDGTWELARARCENVVQIASKDFNHGGTRQMMAETHPRYDVFVYLTQDAYLEDPRAVENIIQPFDDPLVGAVCGRQLPHLDATVLAQHARWFNYPPVSRIKTLADVPEMGIKVPFMSNSFAAYRRDALRAVGGFPRHVILSEDMYVAARMLLSHWKVAYQGSAVCRHSHNYSLREEFRRYFDIGVFQARESWIHARFGGARKEGLRYVKSELDFLGARRWYLWPASFLRNGLKLLAFKLGKEEARLSRPLKRRLGMYKRFWDSEHA, from the coding sequence ATGCAGGCTTTGCGCGTTGCGTGTGTGATCCCGACGTACAACGGCCGCAGGGAGCTTGAGCGGCTGCTCGATTCGCTCTCTGCCCAGACCGCCGTTTTCGACACCCTGATCGTCGATTCCAGCTCCACCGATGGCACGTGGGAGCTGGCCCGCGCCCGATGCGAGAATGTCGTCCAGATCGCCAGCAAGGACTTCAACCACGGCGGGACGCGGCAGATGATGGCCGAGACCCATCCACGTTATGACGTCTTTGTCTACCTGACTCAGGATGCCTACCTCGAAGACCCTCGCGCGGTGGAAAACATTATTCAGCCGTTCGACGACCCCTTGGTCGGCGCCGTGTGTGGCCGCCAGTTGCCGCACCTCGACGCCACCGTGCTGGCGCAACACGCCCGCTGGTTCAACTACCCGCCGGTGTCACGCATCAAGACCCTCGCCGACGTGCCTGAAATGGGCATCAAGGTGCCGTTCATGTCCAATTCCTTCGCGGCGTACCGGCGTGACGCGCTGCGTGCCGTGGGCGGGTTTCCTCGACACGTGATCCTCTCCGAAGACATGTACGTTGCGGCCCGCATGTTGCTGTCCCACTGGAAAGTCGCCTACCAGGGCTCGGCAGTCTGTCGGCACTCCCATAACTACAGCTTGCGTGAAGAGTTTCGGCGTTACTTCGACATCGGCGTGTTTCAGGCCCGGGAATCGTGGATTCACGCCCGGTTCGGCGGCGCCCGCAAAGAGGGGTTACGCTATGTGAAATCCGAGCTGGATTTCCTTGGCGCTCGACGCTGGTATCTCTGGCCGGCGTCGTTCTTGCGCAACGGGCTTAAGCTGCTGGCGTTCAAGCTGGGCAAGGAGGAGGCGCGGTTGTCGCGGCCTTTGAAGCGGCGGCTGGGAATGTACAAGCGTTTTTGGGACAGCGAACACGCTTGA
- the glp gene encoding gephyrin-like molybdotransferase Glp, with product MSNSEPRGLIPVEQAMERLMALAAEAPITERETVTLADAQGRILADHLISTLDLPPWPNSAMDGYALRVADWTGEPLPVSQRIFAGQAPLPLQPGTCARIFTGAPVPEGADCVEMQENAVVQPDERVRFLEPLSIDLNIRPKGQETTVGDKVLDAGTVMTPIELGLAATLGLGQLQVIRRARVAVLSTGDELIEPGQPLGPGQIYNSNRVLLCSWLKRLGCEVVDAGILADDLEKTRAALGALGDVDLILSTGGVSVGEADFLGHALREEGEISLWKLAIKPGKPLTFGHFRGVPVIGLPGNPASTLVTFALLARPYLLRRLGVTEVKPLQFKVPAGFVWTKPGNRREYLRGRLEQGRLIAYRNQSSGVLRSAAWADGLIEVMEGTTVAEGDLLNFIPLSEVMG from the coding sequence ATGAGCAACTCTGAACCCCGTGGCCTGATCCCGGTGGAGCAGGCCATGGAGCGCTTGATGGCCCTCGCCGCCGAGGCGCCGATCACCGAGCGCGAAACCGTAACGCTGGCCGACGCCCAGGGCCGCATCCTCGCCGACCACCTGATCTCCACCCTGGACCTGCCGCCGTGGCCCAACAGCGCCATGGACGGCTACGCCCTGCGCGTCGCCGACTGGACCGGTGAGCCATTGCCGGTCAGCCAGCGGATTTTCGCCGGGCAGGCGCCGCTGCCGTTGCAGCCCGGCACCTGCGCGCGGATTTTTACCGGTGCTCCGGTGCCGGAAGGTGCGGACTGCGTGGAAATGCAGGAAAACGCTGTGGTCCAGCCCGACGAGCGCGTGCGTTTCCTTGAACCGCTGAGCATCGACCTGAACATCCGCCCCAAAGGCCAGGAAACCACCGTAGGCGACAAGGTACTAGACGCGGGCACCGTGATGACCCCCATCGAGCTGGGTCTGGCCGCGACCCTGGGGCTGGGCCAGTTGCAGGTCATCCGGCGGGCGCGGGTCGCGGTGCTTTCAACCGGCGATGAATTGATCGAGCCGGGCCAGCCGCTGGGTCCGGGACAGATCTACAACAGCAACCGCGTGTTGCTGTGCAGTTGGCTCAAACGCTTGGGGTGCGAGGTCGTCGATGCCGGGATTCTGGCAGACGACCTGGAGAAAACCCGCGCCGCGCTGGGGGCCTTGGGTGACGTTGACCTGATTCTGTCCACGGGCGGTGTTTCTGTGGGCGAAGCGGATTTTCTCGGTCACGCGCTGCGTGAAGAGGGCGAAATCTCGCTGTGGAAGCTGGCGATCAAACCGGGCAAGCCCCTGACCTTTGGCCATTTTCGCGGCGTGCCGGTAATCGGCCTGCCGGGCAATCCGGCGTCCACGCTGGTGACGTTCGCCTTGCTGGCGCGGCCCTATCTGTTGCGGCGTCTGGGCGTGACCGAGGTCAAACCGCTGCAGTTCAAGGTGCCTGCCGGTTTCGTCTGGACCAAACCCGGCAACCGTCGCGAATACTTGCGCGGGCGTCTGGAACAGGGCCGCCTGATCGCCTACCGCAACCAAAGCTCCGGCGTGTTGCGCAGCGCAGCGTGGGCCGACGGGCTGATCGAGGTCATGGAAGGCACCACGGTGGCGGAGGGTGATCTGCTGAATTTCATTCCCTTGAGTGAGGTGATGGGCTGA
- the moaB gene encoding molybdenum cofactor biosynthesis protein B: protein MKSKADTPFVPLNIAVLTVSDTRTFENDTSGQMFVDRLTAAGHGLIERVLLKDDLYKIRAQVATWIADDEVQVVLITGGTGFTGRDSTPEAVACLLDKQVDGFGELFRQISVPDIGSSTIQSRALAGLANGTLVCCLPGSTNAVRTGWDGILADQLNNSFRPCNFVPHLKKAEPCATRG from the coding sequence ATGAAATCCAAGGCTGACACCCCCTTCGTGCCGCTAAACATTGCCGTTTTGACCGTGAGCGACACCCGTACCTTTGAAAACGATACCTCCGGGCAGATGTTCGTCGATCGCCTGACCGCTGCCGGTCATGGCTTGATCGAGCGCGTGCTGCTCAAGGACGACCTCTACAAGATTCGCGCCCAGGTCGCCACCTGGATTGCCGACGATGAAGTGCAAGTGGTGCTGATCACCGGCGGCACGGGCTTCACCGGCCGCGACAGCACCCCTGAAGCCGTGGCGTGCCTGCTGGACAAGCAGGTCGACGGTTTCGGCGAGCTGTTCCGGCAGATTTCGGTGCCGGACATTGGCAGCTCCACCATTCAATCCCGCGCCCTGGCGGGCCTGGCCAACGGCACGCTGGTCTGCTGCCTGCCGGGTTCGACCAATGCCGTGCGCACCGGGTGGGATGGGATTCTGGCCGATCAGTTGAACAACAGCTTCCGCCCCTGCAATTTCGTGCCGCACCTGAAGAAAGCCGAGCCGTGCGCAACCCGTGGGTGA
- the mobA gene encoding molybdenum cofactor guanylyltransferase MobA — MTPSDTLPPCSILLLAGGQGQRMGGRDKGLIEWRGEPLIQHLHRLTRPLTDDLIISCNRNQDRYAPLADRLVQDDESGFPGPYAGIRAGIAVARHAYLLVMPCDQPLLDLALLNALRRKAVEHPGQPVMVREGDQWEPLLCCIPTVHAPVFEQHWQQGQRSPRRTMAELGAVALQCDDGDPRLANLNTPDLLSAVER, encoded by the coding sequence ATGACGCCTTCCGACACCCTGCCCCCTTGCTCGATCCTGCTGCTGGCCGGCGGTCAGGGCCAGCGCATGGGGGGCCGCGACAAGGGCCTGATCGAATGGCGCGGCGAGCCACTGATTCAACACCTGCATCGCCTGACCCGCCCGCTGACCGACGACCTGATCATCTCCTGCAACCGCAATCAGGACCGGTACGCGCCGCTTGCCGATCGACTGGTTCAGGATGATGAAAGCGGCTTTCCCGGCCCTTACGCGGGGATTCGTGCAGGGATCGCCGTGGCGCGGCACGCCTATCTGCTGGTGATGCCCTGCGACCAGCCGCTGCTGGACCTCGCCCTGCTCAACGCGCTGCGGCGAAAAGCCGTCGAACACCCCGGCCAACCGGTGATGGTGCGGGAGGGCGATCAGTGGGAACCGCTGCTGTGCTGCATTCCGACTGTGCACGCCCCGGTGTTCGAACAGCATTGGCAGCAAGGCCAGCGCAGCCCGCGCCGGACCATGGCCGAGCTGGGTGCCGTGGCGTTGCAATGTGACGACGGCGACCCTCGCCTGGCGAATCTCAACACACCGGATTTGCTGTCCGCCGTTGAGCGCTGA
- a CDS encoding YgdI/YgdR family lipoprotein — MKQRTIPAAFLLALGLATLAGCSSPTVITLNDGREIQATDQPKYDEESGFYEFKQLDGKETRINKDQVRTVKEL, encoded by the coding sequence ATGAAACAACGGACTATTCCCGCAGCCTTCCTGCTCGCACTGGGCCTCGCCACCCTCGCCGGTTGCTCTTCGCCGACTGTGATCACCCTGAACGATGGCCGCGAAATCCAGGCCACTGACCAGCCGAAGTACGACGAAGAATCCGGTTTCTATGAATTCAAACAGCTGGACGGCAAAGAAACCCGCATCAACAAAGACCAGGTGCGTACCGTCAAAGAGCTGTGA